GTTCTGCTCACTCGAAATGACCTTTTGTTGGTTGTTAGCTGTTCTTGAACAAACATATTTCAACCAATATTGACGGGCATTTCGAGCTTTTTTCTTTTTTCAAGCCAATAATCACGCTTGTTGCAGGGCTAGTGATGTGTCTGAAAATCGAGGTTGGTTAGCACAGGCCGACTGTGTTCGGCATCAAAAACGCTCGCCTCGTTTTCCTCTCTCTCCCCGCGAGGAAGGAGTGGGGAGAGAGCCGGAGAGAGGGGATTCCTCTAAAGCAACCTCCTCTCCCTGGCTGTCTCCTCCTTTTTTGAGGAGGACAGGGAGAAGAAACGTCTCGACTCCTGACGCGTTCCTCGGGAGCGGCCGCGTGCGTCGTCACGGTGCGGCCAAGAAACGGTGAGACCTGGCCAATCGGCGTGGAGGCGTGGGGCGGCGACTGGGCTCAGCTTGCCTGGGCTTGTAGCCGCCGCGATGATTGCTCCCAGGAATCCACTCGCCATTGCAGGATTTGCGGCGTTTCTTGGTTTACTTGTCCTGCTGGCGGTCTTCGCCCGACCGCGGCCTCACCGAACGTCACCGCTGCCCCCGCCTGGCAACGCTGTTGAAACTCCCAGCATCACACCGGTCGTGGTGGCCGGCCCGAAAGACCTGTTTGAAGATGTCACCTCGTGTGCGGGACTTGGTTTTGTTCACCAGTTTTCCCCGCCGGAGATGATCCCCTTTCGCGGCGTTGGGCCGCACTACCGGTACTGGACCACGCGATTGCCCTTCCGCGGGCCGGGCCGCGATTATCCGGATCCGCCAGGGCTCTGCGACTGAGGAGAAACGAAGCCAGAAAGCGAAATCGCCCCAGCCCTCCGGGGCGGGGCGGCGCCTGGCCGGCTGCAGCGTTGCTCGTCGGTCACAGCCCCAAAACGGGGATGCTCCCTCCTCGCGCCTTGCATCCGGCCAGGCGGCGCTCCCGCCAAAACCGGAAGTTATTTTTGCACAGACCCTTAAGCCGGGGAATCTCCCGTTCGGGCTGATCTATCGCGAAGACCCACCCCAATGGGGCAGCGCGGCGAACATCGCCGTGGAATTCAAAGACCAGGATGTCCTCGGCTATCTGGGAACGATCGTTTCACTGTGGCCTGCTTTCCCCCTCACCGCCGCCCTCTCCCTTGGGGAGAGAGGATGGGTCGCCGTTGCAGGAATCTGCCAAAGCGCTTGCGAAAGAACTAAGACGGCGGGCGTTCTTCCCTCTCCTTGGGGAGAGGGCCAGGGTGAGGGGAAAGGGGATGCCGGTACCCCAGGAACGTCAGGTAATTTCCACGGCATCAGGATGTCTGAGGCGGCTTCCGCGCACCCTCCGCAGTCGAGCGTTGAAGCGGCCTAAAGGCCACGGTCCGAAGAGACGGTTCATGGGAAGCCTGCTTGGTTTCAGAACCATGCTCTCACCCCATGAACTCGGTGGGGCGAGTCCGTCCCGGCGAGCCGCTCGACGTGACTGCAACACGTCGGAGTCGGCTCGCTGGGGACAGGCTCGCCCTACCATTAGCAGAATTCGAATCGGGCTCAGGCACGTTCTTACCTGCGTCTTCCTGCTGCTCGCGGCCAGAGTCCAGCTACACGGGGGCGAGGAGACCGCGGCTTCCCTCCGAATCGGACTTCTGACGCCACCGGACGAACCGGAGGTCACTTGCTTGCAGCAAGGCGCAACGCTGGGTGTGGAACTCGCCAATAGCACACCGGACCACCGCGTCGAACTCGTCATCCGTGGGCGCCCAGGCCAATGGGGCACCGAAGGCGATGAAGCCTCGGCGCTCGCGCTGGATGACGCGGTGGACGTCATCATCGCGCCGCCAGGGGGCGCGGCCTCGCATCAGGTGTTGCAGGTTGCGGGTCGCACCCGCGTGCCGGTGATCTCGCTGTGTCCGGATTCCTCGATCACCCGCACAGGGATTCCCTGGATGATCCGAATTGTCCCGAACACTCAGAAAGAGGCCCGCGCTATCTTCCTTGGCTCAAGGACAGCTTCGTGTTCCTTGCAGACGTGCTCAAGGCCCGTGAACCTGGACAGCAGTGGATTCCACTCCGTCCCTGACTTTTTTGAACCATCAAGCGAAACAGATTCCAGGGACGCGGTGAAACGCGTTCCTACCCGCTTCATGGGAAGCGGCCTGTTCCTTTCTGATCTGCACCATGAAGCCGGTAGGGCGAGTCCGTCCCGGCGAGCCGCTCGACGTGCGTGGAACACGTTCCTACCCGCTTCATGGGAAGCGGCCTGTTCCTTTCTGATCTGCACCATGAAGCCGGTAGGGCGAGTCCGTCCCGGCGAGCCGCTCGACGTGCGTGGAACACGTCCGAAGCGGCTCGCTGGGGACAGGCTCGCCCTACCGTCTGGCTCATGGGAAGCGGACAAACCGCGTCATCGATCTCAGGCTTCTCCTCGTGCGCGACGGACAGTTCGAACCGGTCGCGTAGAGGTGACGAGAGATTCCACCGGATGCGCAAATCTGCTGGCTTTTGATCGATGCCTCGCTACAAGCTCTCCACACGATGCGCGGCGCCGCAACCGAATTCGCTGAACCCGAATGAACCTGGCCAACTCAATTGGAGCCCACGAGACACACGCAACACACGGAACCGCAACGTCAGACAAGATGGACGAGCTGCATCCCGCAAGTGAACTCCAGCAGCCTCCCGTCCCTTTAGCCTTTAGTGTCTTTTTCGTGTGCTTGGCAGGCACGACAGCGGTCTTCCTGATGAGATGAAACCCATCGTCCAAATTTCCCTGGATCTCACGAGCATCCCGGAAGCGCTGGAGACCGCCGCGATGGCGTTACGCGCGGGCGTGGATTGGCTCGAGGCTGGAACGCCGCTCATCATCGCCGAGGGCATGAACGGCGTGCGCGAACTGCGCCGCGCGTTTCCTGAAACCCCCATCGTCGCCGACCTTAAAACCATGGACGGCGGCTGGCTCGAAGCTGAACTCATGGCCAAGGCGGGCGCCACGCAAGTCGTCGTGATGGGGCAGGCGCATCGGGAGACGGTCGAGTTGGTCGTGCAGGCGAGCCGCGATTTCGGGATCGAAGTCATGGGCGACAACATGGTCATGCCGGATCCCGTCGCCGGCGCCAGGCTGTTGGAGGACGCGGGCTGCCATTACGTCATTCATCATATCGGCTACGATTTTCGCAACGTGCGCCGCAAGCGGGGCCAACCGGCCCCCAGTCCGCTCGACCGATTGCGGGATGTCGTGGAAGCGGTGAAGGTCCCCGTGCAAGCGGTGGGCGGGCTATCGATTCAACAGGCCATCGAAACACCCCAATACGGCGCCCCGCTGGTGGTGATCGGCGCGCCGCTCGCCATCGACGCCCATTCGTTTCAAACCGCCGGCGGCAATGTCGAAGCCGTTCTGAAAGAAATCTGCGCCAAAGTTCATGCGTATGGCGACGTGCCGGTCGGCGGTGAATCAAAGAGAATCGTTCGACGGTGAAACCAACGGACGATTCGAGAAGCGAAGACACTTGAAACTGCACTTCAATCTTCTTCCTGGAGACGTATGAAATCGATCATGCCGGGATTGGTGAATTACTCGGTGGCTCCGCACAGCGTCGAACTGCGCGAGGTGCCCATTCCGAAAATCGGCGCCAGGGATGTTTTGCTCAAAGTGGAAGCGGTGAGCATTTGCGGGAGTGATTTGCACCAGTGGCTCGGCAGCCTCAGTTGGAAGGTCAATTATCCCTGCATCCTCGGCCACGAATTCGGCGGCACCATCGTGCAAACCGGGCCGGAAGTGAAAGCCTTCCAGGAAGGCGACCGCGTCGTGAGTGAAACCGCCGCCGTGATCGACGAACGCTCTCCCTACACGCGGCGCGGGCTCTACAATCTCGACCCAACCCGCCTGGGATTCGGCTACGGCGTGGATGGCGCCATGACGCAATTCGTGTGCGTCCCGGAGCGTTGCCTCCACTTCATCCTGAGCAGCCTGGACTTCGACAAAGCCGCGCTGACCGAGCCATGCGCCGTGGCCTACAACGCCGTTTGTGTGAACGGGCATGTCCGGCCCGGCGATCACGTGCTGGTCATCGGTCCGGGGCCAATCGGCCTCTTGTGCGCGATGATGGCGAAGCTCAGCGGCGCCGGGCATTTGATCGTCTGTGGATTGCCCGCGGACGCCAGGCGGCTCGCGGTCGCCCGCCAGCTTGGCGCTGATGCCGCGCTGGAGGGAGGCGTGGTGGATTATGTGAAGCAACTGGGCGACGGCCTGGGAGTCGATGTCGTGATCGATGCCGCAGGCGTGTCCGCGACGATGCAACTGGCGATGCAAACTGTCCGCCCGGCCGGGCAAATCATCAAAATCGGCTGGGGGCCGCAGCCACTCGGGTTCAATCTGGATCCGCTCGTGCAAAAGGCTGTGACGCTGCAAGGGAGCTTCTCGCACAACTGGCCCGTGTGGGAACGCGTCCTGTCCATGATCGCTTCCGGGCAGATCAACCTGGATCTCGTCATCAACCGCGTCGCGCCGCTTCAGGAATGGGAAGAGTGCTTCGAGAAAATGCACGCGGGCGAGTATGTCAAAGCGGTCCTCAAGCCGAACTGACTTCGGAAATGACTAATGACTGATTCCGAATGACGAAAGAATGGCCAATGACGAATGCCGAACCAGGTCCAGCGCGGCGCCGGCGCATCCACAAATTGGCGCTGAAGCGTCGCGCAGATTTTCAATCTGCCGTATCGCCGACTTGTAGTCGGCTGCGCGACCAACTCACCCGACCGCACCGGATGGGCCGGCGTGCCGCAGATTCCAAATCTGCGATACAGCAGAGTGCAACTCTGCGCTACGTGGACGGCGATCACCGACAAACTCGTGGATGCACTGGCGCCTCGATTCGCACTTTTTCATTCGACATTCCTTCGCCATTCGTCATTAGACCTTCGTCATTCATCTGATGCCCCTTTCCGCGTTCCCCAAATGTTTCCTCGACGCCTTGTGCGTGACGCGGGAGATGTCCGTGGACCAGTGGATCGACCTCTCCGCGCAATTCGACGTGGACGGGCTCGAATTCTATTGGGGCTTCACGCCGCCGGAGAATCCCCGCGAATGGGAACGCCTTCGCCAACGCGTCGAGAAACAGCAACGCTCCATTCCGATGATGTGCTATTCGTCCGACTTCACCAAACCCACGCTGCCGGAGCGGAAGGAGGAAATCGAAAAGCAGAAGCGCGCGATTCGGGCCATCTCCGGTTTGGGCGGGAAGTTCTGCCGCGTGCTCTCCGGTCAACGCCGGCCGGATGTGCGACCCGATCAAGGGTTGCGCTGGGTGCGCGAGTGCATCGAGGAACTCGTGCCTTTTGCGGCCGAGCAGCGGATCGTTTTGATCATCGAGAATCACTACAAGGACGGCTACTGGGACTACCCCGAATTCGCCCAGCGCATGGACGCGTTTCTGGCACTCGTCTCCAGCATCGGCGAGACGGAATGGTTCGGCGTCAATTATGATCCTTCGAATGCGATCATTGCCGGGGACGACCCCATCCAATTGCTGGAAGCCGTGAAGCACCGCGTGAAAACCATGCACGCCAGCGACCGTTACTTCGAGGGCGGCACGTTGGAAGACTTGCGCCGAATCGAGGCCCAACCGCAGACCGGCTACGCCAGCATTCTCAGGCACGGCGTGATCGGGCGCGGATTGAACGATTACGATCGCATCTTCTCGATATTGAAAGATGCCGGCTTCAAAGGTTGGATTTCGATCGAGGATGGTCCCGATCCGGCGACCGGTGTTGCTGACATCGCGGAATCCGCGAAATTTCTGCGCCGAAAGATGAAGCAATTCGGCCTAGTGTAGGCTAAGAGCGCGTTTGAGAATGCCTTTTGGGTGGAACAGGCCACTGGCCTGTTGCGGCAGGCTACCAGCCTGCCGCAATTTTCGGCGGCAAGTTGCCGCCGAAAACGGGCTGGTAGCCCGTTCCACCCACTTTGACTCGGCACACGTCGGTTGATCACCGCGAAGACGCGTGCGCTCCCCAACGAGATGGATCCCGCCCGAACTAAATCAGCTCGTGGATTGGTTCGACCTGCTCGACAAAGGCGAGGAGATCGCGAGGCATCGCCGGCTGGACACGAAGTTTTCCCACGTCAAAAAGCGCGTGCATGATCGTCGCCAGCAAATGTTCAGGGGTGATCGGATCGGAAGCCGGCTCAGCGGCGTGGCGGTCGGATCGTCCCACGACTTGCCCCATTTTCAAGCCACCCCCGGCGAACGCCAGCGTGCCGAGGTTTGCCCAGTGATCGCGCCCGCCGCGGTTGTTGATCTTCGGCGTCCGTCCGAAGTCGCCGGTGATGACCAGCAAAATCTTCTCGCTCAACCCGCGCGCCTCGACGTCTTCCAAAAAAGCGGAGACCGCCTGATCGAGCGGATGGCCGAGCATCTCCATACCGGCCACCATGCCCGGATTGTTGATGTCCGCGTGCATGTCCCAACCCGCGGATTGCACCGTGACAAAACCGCAGCCCGCTTCGCACAGCCGTCGCGCCAGCAGCATCTGCTTGCCCAGCGTGCAGGCGCGGAAAAGCTTTTTGCCGACCTGATACCGGCTCGTGTCGTAACGCTCGATCAGGCGTGGATTCTCTTGCGACAAATCGAACGCGCTGCCCGCTCCGCGAAGGATCATATCGAGCGCCTGTTGTTCGTATTGATCCAGCGCCGCGATCATCCCGCTGGCATCGATGCGGCGGTTCAATTGATCCAACGCGCCGAGCAGCGAATGACGGCTGAGGAAGCGTTCGCGGGAAATGTTCAACTCCAGGTTCTTGATCATCGGCCCGCCGCCACTGGGATCGAAGGGTGTGTAAGTTGGCCCCAGCGACCCGGGCCCTGATCCAATCCAGACGCGATCCTTTTCTTTCAGGTACTGCGGATCGATTTCCGGAGCCAACAGAGTCATGTAGGCCGGCAATCCCGTCGCGGCATGGTTCGTCCCGCGAAACCGGGTGTAGATCGATCCCATGCTCACCTGCGCCGGATGTCCGGCGGTCAGGACGTGCTGGATCGCTTTCGGATGATCGGTGATCGTGTGGCGAAAGGAGCGCACGACGGCCATCTTGCGCGCGAGCTTCGCGAGGCGGGGAAACGTGCCGCCGAAAGTGACGCCCGCAATCGTCGTGGCCACTTCGCCGGTGACGCTGCGGATTTCCTGCGGCGCGTCTATGTGCGGGTCGAACGTTTCGATATGGCTGGCGCCGCCCGCCAGGAAGAGGAGGACCACCGATTTATCTTTGAGGAAGTCACGCTCGGAAGCCGCGGTGGCGGCCTTGCTCGCGAGCATCCCCGGCAGACTGAAGCCGCCCAGGCCCATGGCTCCGATCCGGATGAAGTCGCGCCGGGAAACGCCGCTGCAATCGCGGGCGGAAGGGTTGGTGAACAGCGTCAACATCTCAACGGCCTCTGGATTCGTTGAGTGGAAGGTTTCTCATGGCTCGCGCCAGTTGGTGCAGCCGCGACTGTCCGCGCTCTGGGCTGACTTCTCTATCTTATCACGGCTTCGGACTCAATTCTATTCTCCGTTCATTCAGACTCATCAGACCGCGCCGAAGAATTCTCCTGGGATTTCAATCCGGAATTCCACAAATACGCGGCGACCCAGCCGGCGCCCAGCGTCCCCATCAGAATGGCCCAAGGTCTCCAGCCGCCGTGGTCCCAGTAGCCTTTGAAGCCGAGGAAAAGAAAGAGAACTCCAGCGACCCAATTGAGCGCGCGGAGCGGCTGGCTCATTCGCAACCCGGAAGGCAAGAAACGCCGGTCCATCCAACAATTCAAGAGGCAGATCAATCCGCACGCCAAAACCCCGGTGAACAGATTGGCCGGCGTGAGCAAGGCCACCAGGCCGGGCGGTGCCTTCACCTCGGTGACGAAGGCATAAGCGAAGCTTCCCGCCAGAAGCAGCACGCCGCCCAAACCGCACCACCACACGGCCCCTAGGCGACATCGAGCACTAGTCTCTCTTGGGTTCTCATCGCTCTGGGAAGCTGGCGTTGAACGCATCTGAAAGGTAGGGCAGGCCTCCTGCCTGCCAGTCTGAGTGTCGGTGGCTGACGTCGGCCTGGGCAGGCTGGAAGCCTGCCCTACCTTGGCTGCCGCCACGAGTTCTCTGAGAACCGTAGGCGCCACTTCAATCGTGCCGTACAGCGTCCCGAACATCGCCAGGAAGGCCCCCGCAAAATAGACCCACTTCAGCCACGGATAAATCGGCGTCACGAATTCGGCCTGCAACGCCAGCAAATTCGTTCCGCTCGGAACCTTCTCCTGCGGCCCAAGAACAATCGCGCCGCAAGCGACAAAAACCACTGTGAACACCAGCACCGCCAGAAAACTCAGCGTGCAATCGAGCCGGCAGGCCCGCACCCACCGGCGGTTTGGATGAGCGGGATCTTTCGCCATGGCTTGCAGCAACCGTTCATCGGCCATCCCGCGCCCCGCCTGACCCCAGCCCTTGTCGCGCAGATACGACGCATACGCCAGGTAATCGTAGCCGGACCCGCCGATGACTCCCACATACGTGACCGTCTCGACCCAGACAGGCCGCGCCTTGATGTCAGGATAGGCGGAAACCCACGGCGGGTAATCAAAGGGCCTGGGCCACAAAAAGCCTTTGGCCAGTTCGAGCCAGTCCGGGTTCAACCAGAAAAGAGAAACCGCCACAGCCACCACCATCAGGATCGTGATGGTAATCTGAATTCGCTCCAGGCGCGCGTAGCCTCCGGTGAAAATCAAAAGCAAGACGAAGCCCAAAACCGCGATTCCCCACAGCAAGTATGCCGTGCCATGGAGAAGGCCGTCCGTGCCTGTGAGCCAGGACAACAGCGTGCCCACCGTGCCGGCGTGGAAGCAAACCCAGATCGGAAAACAAAGCAAAGCCAGGAGCAAAAAGACCAAAGGCAGCCAGCCGCGCGGACCTGCCATCTCCATCCAGCGCTGAAACGGATGCGCGCCCGTCAGGACCATGTGCCTCGCGCAGGCGAACACCAGTGCCCACTTGAAGAGCAGGATTAACGCGAAGAACCACAGCAACCGATATCCGAACAACGCGCCGCTGCGGGAGGAAAAGATGAGTTCGCCCGCTCCGATGGTCAGCGAAGCAATGACCGCGCCCGGACCGAAGACGCGGAACCAGTCGAGCGGATGTCTTGAAACAAGCGGCGTCGCGCCCTGGGGAATTGTGCCGTGACACGCGTCCTCACCGGCGCCGGAGGAAGTTTCGCCCATGCGCGGGAGAGTGTTGAAGCTCACCTTTCGCCTTGCAAGTGGGAATTCCGTTCACGCGTTCACCCGTTGCAGCGTTACACGATCAAATCGTTAAATCGCTATTATTTGGTAAATTGGTTATAATACGGCGTCACCTTCCCCCTCACCGCGGCCCCACTACTGTTGATTGAGGGAGTATCCCCTCAGTTAAAGTCGTTAAGGCGGGGCGAGTCTCCTGCCGAGCCAATGCCATCGAAGAAAAGCTCCGCAGGAGCGTCGCTCCACCGTCGTTAACGGATACAAAAAGCCTTGCCATCTGAGTGACGACCACTGAAAGCTAACCGCCATGAATGCTGAAGCCCGCATCGCCGAACTCAAACTCGAACTGCCGCCCGCGCCCAAACCCGCCGGCGTGTACAAACCCGTAGTCCTCATTGGGAACCTGGCTTACGTCTCCGGCCACGGCCCGCTCAAACCGGACAAAACCATGATCAAGGGCCGCGTCGGCCAGGACCTCGACCTCCAGGGCGGCAAACTCGCGGCGCGCCAGGTGGGTCTCGCGATTCTGGCGAGCGTGCGCGAACACCTCGGCAGCTTGGACCGCGTCAAACGCGTCATCAAGACCCTCGGCATGGTGAACGCCACGGCGGATTTCCAGGAGCATCCGGCTGTGATCAACGGTTGCAGCGAGCTCTTTGCTGAAGTCTTTGGAACAGACACCGGCGTCGGCGCGCGCAGCGCCGTGGGCATGGGTTCTCTGCCCGGCAACATTGCGGTGGAAATCGAAGTGATCTTCGAGATCGAATGAGGTAGACAGGCAAGGTGTGCCACGTGCCAGGTATCAAGCGAGGCAAAGGCGCGCGCAGCGCCGTCGGCATGAACGCGCTCCCCAACAACGTCGCCGTCGAAATCGAAGCCATCTTCGAGATAGACTGACGACTTCGGGTCACGTCGCGTGTCAAGTGCCACGTGTCAAGTGTCACGTATCACGCATTACGTTTCACGTTTTACGAATTACGCATGACGCAATCCAACCGCCCCTGGCACCTCGTCAAGAACGCCGCCGACCTCCCCTCCCCTGCCCTCCTCGTCTATCTCGACCGGGCCGAGGAAAACATCCGGCGCATGATCCACATTGCCGGCGGCGTCAAGCGCCTGCGGCCGCACGTCAAGACGCACAAACTGGCGGAGATTATCCGCATGCAGCGGGCGGCCGGGATAACGAAGTTCAAATGCGCCACGATTGCCGAGCTGGAAATGGTCGCGAGTTGCGGCGCTGAGGACGCCATGCTGGCTTATCAGCCGGTCGGCCCGAATGCGCGCCGGCTCGTTCAGCTTGCGCAATCCTTTCCGGCAACGAAATTTTCCGCCGTCGCGGACGACGCCGAGGCGATCCGTGCCCTTTCCCAAGTTTGTTTAGCCGCCAAGCTTTCTTTGGATGTGCTGTTGGACATCGATTGCGGCATGGGGCGAACAGGCGTCGCGGCCGGACCGAAAGCCGTCGAACTCTACCGTTTGATTTCAAGTTCGCCCGGTCTGAAAGCGGGCGGTCTGCACGTTTACGACGGCCACATTCAAAACACCGATCTGAAAGAGCGCATGGCTGTTTGCGAAGCGGCCTTCGCGCCGGCCAGCGACCTCCGGCGCAATCTGGAGCAACTCGGCCTCCCTGTGCCGAGAGTCGTTGCCGGAGGCACTCCCACGTTCGCGATTCACGCCCGGCGACCGGACGTTGAGTGCAGCCCCGGGACAACGATCTTCTGGGACGTCAGCTACTTGAACAAACTTCCCGATCTCGACTTTCTGCCCGCCGCGCTGGTTCTGACGCGCGTGATTAGCAAGCCCGGAACGAATCGGCTTTGCCTGGACCTGGGCCACAAAGCCATCGCGGCCGAGAATC
This genomic window from Verrucomicrobiota bacterium contains:
- a CDS encoding amino acid ABC transporter substrate-binding protein, with protein sequence MLSPHELGGASPSRRAARRDCNTSESARWGQARPTISRIRIGLRHVLTCVFLLLAARVQLHGGEETAASLRIGLLTPPDEPEVTCLQQGATLGVELANSTPDHRVELVIRGRPGQWGTEGDEASALALDDAVDVIIAPPGGAASHQVLQVAGRTRVPVISLCPDSSITRTGIPWMIRIVPNTQKEARAIFLGSRTASCSLQTCSRPVNLDSSGFHSVPDFFEPSSETDSRDAVKRVPTRFMGSGLFLSDLHHEAGRASPSRRAARRAWNTFLPASWEAACSFLICTMKPVGRVRPGEPLDVRGTRPKRLAGDRLALPSGSWEADKPRHRSQASPRARRTVRTGRVEVTRDSTGCANLLAFDRCLATSSPHDARRRNRIR
- a CDS encoding D-arabino 3-hexulose 6-phosphate aldehyde lyase, with translation MKPIVQISLDLTSIPEALETAAMALRAGVDWLEAGTPLIIAEGMNGVRELRRAFPETPIVADLKTMDGGWLEAELMAKAGATQVVVMGQAHRETVELVVQASRDFGIEVMGDNMVMPDPVAGARLLEDAGCHYVIHHIGYDFRNVRRKRGQPAPSPLDRLRDVVEAVKVPVQAVGGLSIQQAIETPQYGAPLVVIGAPLAIDAHSFQTAGGNVEAVLKEICAKVHAYGDVPVGGESKRIVRR
- a CDS encoding zinc-binding dehydrogenase — protein: MKSIMPGLVNYSVAPHSVELREVPIPKIGARDVLLKVEAVSICGSDLHQWLGSLSWKVNYPCILGHEFGGTIVQTGPEVKAFQEGDRVVSETAAVIDERSPYTRRGLYNLDPTRLGFGYGVDGAMTQFVCVPERCLHFILSSLDFDKAALTEPCAVAYNAVCVNGHVRPGDHVLVIGPGPIGLLCAMMAKLSGAGHLIVCGLPADARRLAVARQLGADAALEGGVVDYVKQLGDGLGVDVVIDAAGVSATMQLAMQTVRPAGQIIKIGWGPQPLGFNLDPLVQKAVTLQGSFSHNWPVWERVLSMIASGQINLDLVINRVAPLQEWEECFEKMHAGEYVKAVLKPN
- a CDS encoding sugar phosphate isomerase/epimerase, whose amino-acid sequence is MPLSAFPKCFLDALCVTREMSVDQWIDLSAQFDVDGLEFYWGFTPPENPREWERLRQRVEKQQRSIPMMCYSSDFTKPTLPERKEEIEKQKRAIRAISGLGGKFCRVLSGQRRPDVRPDQGLRWVRECIEELVPFAAEQRIVLIIENHYKDGYWDYPEFAQRMDAFLALVSSIGETEWFGVNYDPSNAIIAGDDPIQLLEAVKHRVKTMHASDRYFEGGTLEDLRRIEAQPQTGYASILRHGVIGRGLNDYDRIFSILKDAGFKGWISIEDGPDPATGVADIAESAKFLRRKMKQFGLV
- a CDS encoding DUF1501 domain-containing protein, translating into MLTLFTNPSARDCSGVSRRDFIRIGAMGLGGFSLPGMLASKAATAASERDFLKDKSVVLLFLAGGASHIETFDPHIDAPQEIRSVTGEVATTIAGVTFGGTFPRLAKLARKMAVVRSFRHTITDHPKAIQHVLTAGHPAQVSMGSIYTRFRGTNHAATGLPAYMTLLAPEIDPQYLKEKDRVWIGSGPGSLGPTYTPFDPSGGGPMIKNLELNISRERFLSRHSLLGALDQLNRRIDASGMIAALDQYEQQALDMILRGAGSAFDLSQENPRLIERYDTSRYQVGKKLFRACTLGKQMLLARRLCEAGCGFVTVQSAGWDMHADINNPGMVAGMEMLGHPLDQAVSAFLEDVEARGLSEKILLVITGDFGRTPKINNRGGRDHWANLGTLAFAGGGLKMGQVVGRSDRHAAEPASDPITPEHLLATIMHALFDVGKLRVQPAMPRDLLAFVEQVEPIHELI
- a CDS encoding divalent metal cation transporter translates to MGETSSGAGEDACHGTIPQGATPLVSRHPLDWFRVFGPGAVIASLTIGAGELIFSSRSGALFGYRLLWFFALILLFKWALVFACARHMVLTGAHPFQRWMEMAGPRGWLPLVFLLLALLCFPIWVCFHAGTVGTLLSWLTGTDGLLHGTAYLLWGIAVLGFVLLLIFTGGYARLERIQITITILMVVAVAVSLFWLNPDWLELAKGFLWPRPFDYPPWVSAYPDIKARPVWVETVTYVGVIGGSGYDYLAYASYLRDKGWGQAGRGMADERLLQAMAKDPAHPNRRWVRACRLDCTLSFLAVLVFTVVFVACGAIVLGPQEKVPSGTNLLALQAEFVTPIYPWLKWVYFAGAFLAMFGTLYGTIEVAPTVLRELVAAAKVGQASSLPRPTSATDTQTGRQEACPTFQMRSTPASQSDENPRETSARCRLGAVWWCGLGGVLLLAGSFAYAFVTEVKAPPGLVALLTPANLFTGVLACGLICLLNCWMDRRFLPSGLRMSQPLRALNWVAGVLFLFLGFKGYWDHGGWRPWAILMGTLGAGWVAAYLWNSGLKSQENSSARSDESE
- a CDS encoding RidA family protein → MNAEARIAELKLELPPAPKPAGVYKPVVLIGNLAYVSGHGPLKPDKTMIKGRVGQDLDLQGGKLAARQVGLAILASVREHLGSLDRVKRVIKTLGMVNATADFQEHPAVINGCSELFAEVFGTDTGVGARSAVGMGSLPGNIAVEIEVIFEIE
- a CDS encoding D-TA family PLP-dependent enzyme is translated as MTQSNRPWHLVKNAADLPSPALLVYLDRAEENIRRMIHIAGGVKRLRPHVKTHKLAEIIRMQRAAGITKFKCATIAELEMVASCGAEDAMLAYQPVGPNARRLVQLAQSFPATKFSAVADDAEAIRALSQVCLAAKLSLDVLLDIDCGMGRTGVAAGPKAVELYRLISSSPGLKAGGLHVYDGHIQNTDLKERMAVCEAAFAPASDLRRNLEQLGLPVPRVVAGGTPTFAIHARRPDVECSPGTTIFWDVSYLNKLPDLDFLPAALVLTRVISKPGTNRLCLDLGHKAIAAENPHPRVQFFGLPDATAVVHSEEHLVLETPDAGKFAVGDCLYGIPRHICPTVALHSEAVVIKEG